In Excalfactoria chinensis isolate bCotChi1 chromosome 3, bCotChi1.hap2, whole genome shotgun sequence, one DNA window encodes the following:
- the LOC140250042 gene encoding antimicrobial peptide THP1-like, producing the protein MRIMYLLFPFILLLAQGAAGSSQTLGKREQCLQRSGFCSFLKCPSFTLISGTCSRFHVCCKR; encoded by the exons ATGCGGATCATGTACCTGCTCTTCCCCTTCATCCTCCTTCTGGCTCAGGGTGCTGCAG GATCCTCCCAGACTCTAGGAAAAAGGGAACAGTGTTTACAACGGAGTGGCTTCTGTTCATTTCTGAAGTGCCCTTCCTTCACTCTCATCAGTGGGACATGCTCAAGATTTCACGTTTGCTGCAAAAGGTAA